The sequence AACTTCATGGCTTTCAGGTTTTTTGCATAGCTTGGATGGTCCCCAAACAAGTTAACTGTCATCACGCCATCGTCCGTCAGACAAGCGGCGCAGGCGCTATAAAACTCTGGCGTATCGAGTACAGGACCTTTTGCGGTGGCATCGTACAAATCGACTTGTAATGCGTCGATCGTGTTGCGATTCGCCTCGTTCATGACAAAATCCATCGCATCCATTTCGATGACCGATAAGCGGTCGTCGTCCGGCGGCAACTTGAACATGGTTGTGCAAATTGTCAGTACTGACGGATTTAGCTCAATCGCCGTGACGCGTGCCGCAGGAAACTGTCGATAGCTGAATTTGGTCAGGGCAGCGGTGCCGAGGCCCAGCTGCACGATATGTTGGGGTTGATCGTTAAAAAGCATCCATGCCATCATCTGTTGAGCGTATTCCAGCTCCAGCCAATCTGGTTTGCGCAGGCGCATCGCGCCTTGCACCCATTCAGTACCGAAATGCAGAAAACGGACGCCGTCTTGCTCTGACAGAGTGACGGGGGCGAATTTAGGCTTACGCGGCGCTTTTGGTTCTGTTTTAGCCTCTTTTACCTCAGTTTTTTGGAGGCGTTTGCCAGGGCCAGCTTTAAGATTGGCTTCGGCTTCGATTGATTTACGTTTGATCAGCATTGTCTGGAGTTGAGAGGGCTTAAGTGGATGTGTCTGGTTTTGTAGCAATAGCTCACATTATCTGATGTTTACACAATGATACCGCGCCAATGCGTCAATTTTTGTTCAAATGAAGCTTGTGGGTTTGCAGGGTACGGCAGGAGCAGCACCAAAGTCTCCTATCCAGCGGAATCAAATTGCGCGGCGAATTTTCCATTGAAGCAGATGCGCGCCAATTGTGAAAAGCTTAAGGTCAAAGTAGGGACCGCCCAAGAACGCCGGCTTGACATCCACACCGCGCTGGACAAGGTTTTCAGCGCATATTGAAGGGATCGATGCACCTGTCAGACCATTTCTGGTAGCTTTTTCGTTGCAGTATGAGACGGCACCGTTAATATCCGCGTAGAACTTGCCACCTTTGCAACTTTTCGGCGTACGGCAAAGTATAGGCAGGACTACTGGATGGCAGCTCAACGATGCGATAACGCGCTGCATGCTGGCCGAGCACCGCCAGCCCTAGCCGGGCCGCTGTTCCGCCATTAAAAGCGATCGTCGTGAGCGCAGGCAAACTGGCAAGCAAGGCGAGCAGATCATTGTCGT is a genomic window of Glaciimonas sp. PAMC28666 containing:
- a CDS encoding spermidine synthase, whose protein sequence is MLIKRKSIEAEANLKAGPGKRLQKTEVKEAKTEPKAPRKPKFAPVTLSEQDGVRFLHFGTEWVQGAMRLRKPDWLELEYAQQMMAWMLFNDQPQHIVQLGLGTAALTKFSYRQFPAARVTAIELNPSVLTICTTMFKLPPDDDRLSVIEMDAMDFVMNEANRNTIDALQVDLYDATAKGPVLDTPEFYSACAACLTDDGVMTVNLFGDHPSYAKNLKAMKFAFDDVWCLPEVHDGNVIAIAFKTAWKPDFTTLYERAAEITAETKLPAKSWVNGIKVWHTEN